Proteins co-encoded in one Crateriforma spongiae genomic window:
- a CDS encoding S49 family peptidase: protein MNDGIGFREKAHHADIHIADIGFPFAPSRQMRQFRVLTCLLILLFGGCMHRPFPVAMRGNIGGRMQMDGNMNVSGQTAVDGTMTMKGDLVTKVKADNTASALSSVVVQGSSDSRTGKIAVIELDGLLVNRNLGGVGSLAENPVALFREKIRHLEQDPTVDAVVLRIDSPGGGVTAAEMIGHDLNRFRQRTGIPVVACLMTHGAGAAYYVATHCDAVVAHGTSVVGGIGVILNLYNMEDALGQYNIVAIPVKSGSQIDAGSPVRTMSEDERATLQHMADSFHQMFVDQVKQARPALTGPTGGTVDDWFDGRVVTGVQAAQAGLVDQTGFIDDAITLAGDLAGITPQACSVIMLRRDNDRAFTPLDITPVRSQIGSLLPIQVPGLDRSELPTFMYLWQIEPKFSHP from the coding sequence TTGAACGACGGTATCGGATTTCGCGAAAAAGCCCACCATGCGGACATCCACATCGCCGACATCGGTTTCCCGTTCGCCCCGTCACGACAGATGCGTCAATTCCGCGTTCTTACTTGCTTGCTGATTCTTTTGTTCGGTGGCTGCATGCACCGACCGTTTCCAGTCGCGATGCGCGGCAACATCGGCGGTCGCATGCAAATGGACGGAAACATGAACGTCAGTGGCCAAACCGCGGTCGACGGCACGATGACCATGAAGGGTGATCTGGTGACCAAGGTAAAGGCGGACAATACAGCGTCGGCCCTTTCATCGGTCGTCGTCCAGGGATCATCGGATTCACGGACCGGAAAGATCGCAGTGATCGAATTGGATGGTTTGCTGGTCAATCGAAACTTGGGCGGCGTCGGGTCACTGGCGGAAAACCCCGTGGCGCTCTTTCGCGAAAAGATCCGGCATCTGGAACAAGATCCGACCGTCGATGCGGTGGTTTTGCGAATCGATTCACCCGGTGGCGGTGTGACCGCTGCGGAAATGATAGGTCACGATTTGAATCGCTTTCGCCAACGCACCGGCATTCCAGTCGTCGCCTGCTTGATGACGCACGGCGCTGGTGCCGCCTATTACGTCGCCACCCACTGCGACGCCGTTGTCGCTCATGGCACGTCCGTCGTCGGTGGCATCGGCGTGATCTTGAATCTGTACAACATGGAAGACGCGCTGGGCCAATACAACATCGTTGCAATTCCCGTGAAATCAGGCTCACAGATCGATGCGGGATCCCCGGTACGAACGATGTCTGAAGATGAACGAGCGACGCTGCAACACATGGCCGACTCGTTTCACCAAATGTTTGTCGATCAAGTCAAACAAGCACGTCCCGCATTGACGGGCCCCACAGGCGGAACCGTCGACGACTGGTTTGACGGTCGCGTCGTCACCGGGGTCCAAGCCGCCCAAGCAGGACTGGTGGATCAGACCGGATTCATCGACGACGCGATCACGCTGGCCGGTGATTTGGCGGGCATCACCCCCCAGGCCTGTTCGGTCATCATGCTTCGGCGCGACAACGACCGCGCGTTCACCCCGCTGGACATCACCCCCGTTCGATCGCAGATCGGGTCCTTGTTGCCGATTCAAGTCCCCGGGTTGGACCGAAGCGAACTGCCGACCTTCATGTATCTTTGGCAGATCGAACCGAAGTTCTCTCATCCCTAG
- a CDS encoding type I polyketide synthase, producing MIDFSPSTSNTLGPPAIAVVGLGCRFPGGANDPESFWQLLSQGRDAITSTPSDRWNLKKFFQSGESVPGKTQSRWGGFVDGIREFDPQLFGISPREAAAMDPQQRLLLQAAWQAMEDAGKPIESMAGSRTAVFVGISSIDYAVAGLSFRDRSVLGPYSNTGASSSIAANRVSYCFDLRGPSVAVDTACSSSLVALHLACQAMWDGQADSALVGGVNALLLPDFYIAFSQLGVLSSDGRCKTFDASANGYVRSEGAGMVMLKPLDDALRDGDQVYCVIRSTALNQDGHTDGMTVPSQQAQMDLMRHAYQKSGIDPGLVGYVEAHGTGTAVGDPIEAAAIAGVIGRHPVRKQPCYVGSVKTNIGHLEAGAGIASIIKVALSMRHRTIPRLLNFRSLNPAIDLADGQLRLPLENQNWPTIEGRRIAGINGFGYGGANAHVVIEDFDVGESHHIAKASGQQQVDASEFGQLGVPLPISGQSPVSLAENMDRWEQFLIQDGSSCQMDAVLAAAVHHRNHLRHRHVVFGCDTNRWATELTRGPVDTTDAQRSISRTGRQAGILFACCGQGAQHWAMGRRLYAAGGTFAKKLQQCDQQIGRDSDWSLLEELHRDEADSRLNETKIAQPALFAIQVALASQWNTLGVRPSVLVGHSVGEIAAAYLCGGLSFDDACRVAFHRGRTMDLATSRGSMIAAGISADQAADRIAGQHDRLALAAVNGPESVTISGDDDAVESLACQLEREGQFVRRLAVEYAFHSPQMDPVRDELLESLASIQPKTPTLPMVSTVTGKLVQGPELDAKYWWQNVRQSVLFADAIDVAVDRDIEVALELGPHPVLSYMINECASQRKSKIHTVASLRRDEDEVDTMRRAFGQLYAVDAPIDWNAIVPSKTTWAKLPRYVMQKEDCWYESHESETTRLQENYHPLLGDLVDAPEPRWQNRLSLKTHSYLGDHRVRQSVLYPAAAMIESALSAMRQQGAEQVVRLKDVRLLRPMVLDAEHPQWTTVDFDSRESRLNFYSRGSTADPWQSVATVGVSDDNRPASSKQDFQSVWDRCDETVTQSRCYRYCNRLGLEYGAMFQGVRHGRRRSHEAVVKVCLPDDLLSQACDYVVHPALLDACFHAMVVADQDFDHHVGDLYLPSRMGRVQWNLPDATQSDVGLSELTVHARIVSKDAYRMLCELTIWDSFGQLVAVIEDFESRNASGVAESKGVSDLLYRYQWQTPDTERSDGISMNGRRRYLVMAAENGVAQHLIQRQRMMGIDIAEVRVGETFSRNQRCWTIDPCVPEHWDRLLDEVGPESISDVLHLWATGLPRNHEIQEVHAVRQTTSVSTESLVLFAQAWDRRLKQAGTATRPVSETIKPRLTVVTTGAQSTDDEPEDVQFCQTPTIGLGRVLISEFGSMSTRLVDLSIEDETLATEQLVKELTTDDEEDEVMYRGTRRFVRRYVPHASLPLPNSAKGPRRSRLALGKTVGIGDLHYVAQYPGELGDGDVEIEVLATGLNFSDVMKALDLYPGLPDGPVVLGAECCGRVTRVGSSVGEFQVGDMVVAIAKGSFATHAVVDQRLVARKPQATTPEQAACLPIAFLTAKYAIEHCARLRRGESLLVHSASGGVGLAAIQLAKQLGIHVHATAGNAQKRDHVRRLGVASVSDSRSLQFADDVRRATDGFGVDAVLNSLPGEAIRQGLGLLKTGGRFLEIGKRDIYGDQVLNLTPFRNNLAFFAIDLDQLFTEQPEMMGQMLRELMPQFDDGTLQPLPTKSFQANETREAFRWMQQAKHIGKVAISYEDAPGDVFPDQDVAPEPSVASANGRSLFKSDRTYWIAGGLGGFGMELARWMAGHGAGHLVLGGRSGKLSDEQVDQIDAIRAAGATVTHLPTDITDPVQVRRTMEQIRDELPPLAGIFHTAMVLKDRLLIDLDASTLNEVLNPKILGGWNLHKASLDRELVPQAIDHFVLFSSLSSIFGHAGQANYSAANAALDGLAMHRRCKGLPALVINWGHVGGAGYLAQRQELGDRLERQGVLRFSIDEAMRSLEELIRSDSIQCSVLKMDWSLWRGLGLTDNVSPRFAHLIRHESGAADVFDAGALRQVDMAERQSKIIDQLRSKLNGLLGLRSDQWDADRSLLELGLDSLMAVELRNWIESRFEIVMPISDLMSDANLSRITAAVDRQLMQTPVTESSDGADHQNFVADSATGDVDQVSPDDVDQMSEEELDQWLSRVGAEGVQQAILDEGSVDETHPGSTETL from the coding sequence GTGATTGATTTCAGCCCATCTACATCGAACACTCTCGGCCCGCCCGCCATCGCGGTGGTTGGACTGGGATGCCGTTTCCCCGGCGGCGCGAATGATCCGGAATCGTTCTGGCAGTTGTTGTCCCAGGGACGTGACGCGATTACGTCCACGCCGTCGGATCGTTGGAACTTGAAAAAGTTTTTTCAGTCCGGCGAATCGGTGCCCGGAAAAACACAAAGTCGGTGGGGAGGCTTTGTCGACGGGATTCGAGAATTCGACCCGCAACTGTTCGGCATATCGCCTCGCGAAGCCGCTGCAATGGATCCGCAACAGCGACTGTTGCTGCAGGCTGCATGGCAGGCGATGGAAGACGCCGGGAAACCGATCGAATCGATGGCCGGTTCACGAACGGCGGTCTTCGTTGGGATCAGCAGCATTGATTACGCCGTCGCGGGACTTAGCTTTCGCGATCGATCCGTACTCGGTCCCTACAGTAACACCGGCGCGTCTAGCAGCATTGCCGCCAACCGAGTCAGCTATTGTTTCGATTTGCGTGGACCCAGTGTCGCCGTGGACACGGCCTGTTCGTCGTCTCTGGTGGCGTTGCATTTGGCCTGTCAGGCGATGTGGGACGGACAAGCCGATTCGGCATTGGTTGGTGGCGTCAATGCGCTTCTGCTGCCCGATTTCTATATCGCCTTTAGCCAATTGGGTGTGTTGTCCAGCGACGGACGTTGCAAAACATTTGATGCATCCGCCAACGGTTACGTCCGCAGCGAGGGCGCCGGCATGGTGATGCTGAAGCCTTTGGATGATGCGCTGCGCGACGGTGACCAGGTCTATTGTGTCATTCGATCCACCGCGCTGAATCAAGACGGGCATACCGATGGCATGACCGTGCCAAGTCAGCAGGCACAAATGGATTTGATGCGGCACGCCTATCAGAAATCGGGAATCGATCCGGGATTGGTCGGCTATGTCGAAGCCCACGGAACGGGAACCGCGGTTGGCGACCCCATCGAAGCCGCCGCAATTGCCGGGGTGATTGGACGCCATCCGGTTCGAAAGCAGCCGTGCTATGTCGGCAGTGTGAAGACCAACATCGGCCACTTGGAAGCCGGTGCGGGGATCGCAAGCATTATCAAGGTTGCGCTGTCGATGCGTCACCGAACAATTCCCAGGCTGCTGAACTTCCGCAGTTTGAATCCGGCAATTGATTTGGCAGACGGGCAATTGCGTTTGCCGCTGGAGAATCAAAATTGGCCGACCATTGAAGGACGACGGATTGCCGGCATCAATGGATTTGGGTACGGCGGTGCCAACGCACACGTGGTTATCGAAGACTTTGACGTTGGCGAATCGCACCACATCGCGAAGGCCTCTGGTCAGCAACAAGTCGATGCATCGGAGTTTGGCCAGCTGGGAGTTCCGTTGCCCATTTCTGGACAATCACCGGTGTCCTTGGCCGAAAACATGGACCGGTGGGAACAATTTTTGATCCAAGACGGATCGTCATGCCAAATGGACGCGGTGTTGGCCGCGGCAGTACACCATCGCAATCATTTGCGTCACCGTCATGTCGTTTTCGGTTGCGATACGAATCGCTGGGCGACCGAATTAACACGTGGCCCGGTCGACACGACTGACGCACAACGCTCGATCAGCCGAACCGGTCGTCAGGCCGGGATCTTGTTTGCCTGTTGTGGCCAGGGGGCCCAGCACTGGGCGATGGGCCGCCGTTTGTATGCCGCCGGCGGAACATTCGCCAAGAAACTACAGCAATGCGATCAGCAGATTGGGCGTGACAGCGACTGGTCGCTCTTGGAAGAGCTGCATCGCGACGAAGCCGATTCACGATTGAATGAAACCAAGATTGCTCAGCCCGCTTTATTCGCGATCCAAGTGGCGCTGGCATCGCAGTGGAATACGTTGGGGGTCCGACCGTCGGTTTTGGTTGGCCACAGCGTCGGTGAGATTGCTGCGGCTTACCTTTGTGGTGGTCTGTCATTTGACGATGCCTGCCGTGTCGCATTTCATCGGGGACGGACCATGGATTTGGCGACATCGCGCGGCAGCATGATTGCGGCCGGGATCAGCGCCGACCAAGCGGCCGATCGCATTGCCGGGCAACATGATCGTCTTGCGTTGGCGGCTGTGAATGGGCCCGAAAGTGTGACAATTTCTGGCGACGATGATGCCGTCGAATCCTTGGCTTGCCAGTTGGAACGCGAAGGGCAGTTTGTACGTCGACTGGCGGTCGAATACGCGTTCCACAGCCCACAAATGGACCCGGTACGCGACGAATTGCTGGAATCCCTGGCGTCGATTCAGCCAAAGACTCCGACCCTGCCGATGGTTTCCACTGTCACCGGAAAGCTCGTGCAGGGACCCGAGCTGGATGCAAAATACTGGTGGCAAAACGTCCGTCAAAGCGTTTTGTTTGCCGATGCGATCGACGTTGCGGTTGATCGGGACATCGAAGTGGCGCTGGAACTTGGGCCGCATCCGGTGCTGTCTTACATGATCAACGAATGTGCTTCGCAGCGCAAGTCAAAGATCCACACCGTTGCATCATTGCGACGTGATGAAGACGAAGTCGATACGATGCGACGTGCGTTCGGCCAACTGTACGCGGTCGATGCGCCGATCGATTGGAACGCGATTGTTCCTTCCAAGACGACGTGGGCCAAGTTGCCGCGATACGTCATGCAAAAGGAAGACTGCTGGTACGAATCACATGAGTCGGAAACGACGCGGTTGCAGGAAAATTATCACCCTCTACTGGGAGATCTGGTCGATGCACCGGAGCCGCGATGGCAGAATCGTCTGTCGTTGAAGACGCATTCCTACTTGGGCGACCACCGGGTACGTCAATCGGTTCTGTATCCGGCTGCGGCGATGATCGAAAGTGCTCTTTCGGCGATGCGGCAACAGGGGGCTGAACAGGTTGTACGTCTGAAGGATGTTCGTCTATTACGGCCGATGGTGCTGGATGCCGAACATCCGCAATGGACAACGGTCGATTTCGATTCGCGTGAAAGTCGGTTGAACTTTTATTCCCGTGGCAGCACAGCGGATCCCTGGCAATCGGTTGCCACGGTTGGGGTCAGTGACGACAATCGTCCCGCTTCATCGAAGCAAGACTTTCAATCGGTTTGGGATCGTTGCGACGAAACGGTGACTCAGTCCCGCTGCTATCGCTATTGCAACCGGCTAGGCTTGGAATATGGGGCGATGTTCCAAGGTGTGCGTCATGGCCGTCGCCGGTCACATGAGGCCGTCGTCAAAGTTTGCTTGCCAGATGACCTGCTGTCACAGGCCTGTGATTACGTCGTGCATCCGGCTTTATTGGACGCTTGCTTTCACGCCATGGTGGTCGCGGATCAAGATTTTGATCACCACGTCGGGGACCTCTATTTGCCCAGTCGGATGGGGCGGGTTCAGTGGAATCTGCCCGACGCAACCCAGTCGGATGTCGGGTTGTCGGAATTGACCGTTCACGCGCGTATCGTGTCCAAAGATGCCTATCGCATGCTTTGCGAACTGACGATCTGGGATTCGTTCGGCCAACTGGTCGCGGTGATTGAAGACTTCGAAAGCCGTAACGCTTCGGGCGTGGCCGAATCCAAAGGCGTTTCCGATTTGCTGTACCGGTACCAATGGCAAACACCCGATACGGAACGATCTGACGGCATTTCCATGAACGGGCGACGTCGCTATTTGGTGATGGCCGCTGAAAATGGTGTCGCGCAGCATCTGATTCAGCGACAGCGGATGATGGGAATCGACATAGCCGAAGTCCGTGTCGGCGAGACGTTTTCGCGCAACCAACGTTGCTGGACGATTGATCCCTGCGTGCCCGAGCATTGGGATCGGCTGTTGGATGAAGTGGGGCCCGAGAGCATCAGCGACGTCTTGCATTTATGGGCCACCGGTTTGCCCCGGAATCATGAGATTCAAGAGGTTCATGCGGTTCGACAAACCACTTCTGTCAGCACCGAATCATTGGTTCTGTTCGCCCAAGCGTGGGATCGCCGCCTGAAGCAGGCGGGCACCGCCACACGCCCGGTTTCTGAAACGATCAAGCCGCGGTTGACTGTCGTGACCACCGGGGCACAGTCCACCGACGACGAACCGGAAGACGTGCAGTTTTGTCAGACGCCGACGATTGGTTTGGGACGCGTGCTGATCAGTGAATTCGGTTCGATGTCGACGCGATTGGTTGATCTTTCGATCGAAGATGAAACGTTGGCGACCGAGCAGTTGGTCAAAGAACTGACCACGGACGACGAAGAAGACGAAGTGATGTACCGCGGAACCAGGCGGTTCGTGCGGAGATATGTTCCCCACGCCTCATTGCCACTTCCAAATTCGGCCAAAGGCCCCCGCCGTTCACGTTTGGCGTTGGGCAAGACGGTTGGTATCGGCGATCTGCATTACGTGGCCCAATATCCAGGCGAATTGGGCGATGGCGATGTTGAGATCGAAGTGTTGGCGACGGGGCTGAATTTCAGCGACGTCATGAAGGCGTTGGACCTTTACCCAGGATTGCCCGACGGACCGGTGGTTCTGGGTGCGGAATGTTGCGGACGCGTCACGCGAGTCGGAAGTTCAGTCGGGGAATTTCAAGTAGGCGACATGGTGGTCGCCATTGCCAAAGGTAGTTTTGCGACGCACGCGGTGGTGGACCAGCGATTGGTTGCCCGAAAGCCGCAAGCAACGACGCCGGAACAGGCCGCCTGTCTGCCGATTGCGTTTCTGACAGCCAAGTACGCCATCGAACACTGTGCACGTTTGCGTCGTGGGGAATCGTTGTTGGTGCATTCCGCCAGTGGTGGTGTGGGGCTGGCGGCGATCCAGTTGGCAAAGCAATTGGGGATCCATGTTCATGCCACTGCGGGGAATGCACAGAAACGCGATCATGTTCGGCGTCTGGGCGTTGCTTCGGTATCCGATTCGCGATCGCTGCAATTTGCCGACGACGTCCGCCGCGCGACTGATGGCTTCGGCGTCGACGCCGTACTGAACTCGCTTCCCGGTGAAGCCATCCGGCAAGGGCTGGGGTTGTTAAAAACGGGTGGCCGATTTTTGGAAATCGGCAAACGAGACATCTACGGGGACCAGGTGTTGAACCTGACGCCGTTCCGCAACAACTTGGCCTTCTTTGCCATTGATTTGGATCAGTTGTTCACCGAGCAGCCTGAGATGATGGGCCAGATGTTGCGTGAACTAATGCCCCAGTTTGACGACGGAACGTTGCAGCCTTTGCCGACGAAGTCATTCCAGGCGAACGAAACACGAGAAGCGTTTCGATGGATGCAGCAGGCAAAGCACATCGGTAAGGTCGCGATCAGTTACGAAGACGCGCCGGGTGATGTGTTCCCGGATCAGGATGTTGCACCGGAGCCGTCCGTCGCATCCGCGAACGGCCGATCGTTGTTCAAGTCCGATCGGACCTACTGGATTGCCGGCGGTCTGGGTGGTTTTGGAATGGAACTGGCTCGATGGATGGCGGGGCACGGTGCCGGTCATCTGGTGTTGGGGGGACGTTCGGGCAAACTGAGCGACGAACAGGTCGACCAGATTGACGCGATTCGTGCCGCCGGTGCGACAGTGACGCACCTTCCAACGGATATCACCGATCCGGTTCAAGTCCGCCGCACGATGGAACAAATTCGCGATGAACTGCCTCCGCTGGCTGGGATTTTTCATACGGCGATGGTCCTGAAGGATCGACTGTTGATCGATTTGGACGCTTCGACTCTGAACGAAGTTTTGAACCCGAAAATCCTGGGTGGATGGAATCTGCACAAGGCATCGCTTGACCGTGAATTGGTGCCGCAAGCGATTGACCATTTCGTGCTGTTTTCGTCTTTGTCCAGCATTTTCGGGCACGCCGGCCAAGCCAATTACTCCGCCGCAAATGCCGCTCTGGATGGTTTGGCCATGCATCGCCGTTGCAAGGGGTTGCCCGCGTTGGTGATCAACTGGGGACATGTCGGTGGTGCCGGCTATCTGGCCCAGCGTCAAGAGTTAGGAGATCGATTGGAACGGCAAGGTGTGCTGCGTTTTTCGATCGACGAAGCGATGCGTTCACTCGAGGAACTGATTCGCAGCGATTCGATCCAGTGCAGCGTTTTGAAAATGGACTGGTCGTTGTGGCGAGGTTTGGGGCTGACGGACAACGTCTCGCCTCGTTTCGCCCACCTGATTCGACATGAATCGGGAGCCGCCGACGTCTTTGACGCGGGCGCGTTACGGCAAGTGGATATGGCCGAACGCCAGTCAAAAATCATTGACCAACTGCGTTCGAAATTGAACGGGTTATTGGGCCTGCGTTCCGATCAGTGGGATGCCGACCGATCACTGTTGGAGTTGGGCTTGGATTCATTGATGGCCGTCGAGTTGCGAAACTGGATTGAGAGCCGCTTTGAAATTGTGATGCCGATTTCGGATTTGATGAGCGACGCGAATCTGTCTCGAATCACCGCAGCGGTTGATCGTCAGTTGATGCAAACGCCCGTCACCGAATCTTCCGATGGTGCCGATCATCAGAACTTCGTTGCTGATTCGGCGACCGGTGACGTCGACCAAGTAAGCCCCGACGATGTCGACCAAATGAGCGAAGAGGAACTGGACCAATGGTTGTCGCGTGTGGGGGCCGAGGGTGTCCAACAGGCAATCTTGGACGAAGGTTCTGTGGATGAAACGCATCCCGGATCAACGGAAACATTGTGA
- a CDS encoding ABC transporter permease, translating into MRFTSLIAKNLFRRPFRSLLTLAALTTAIASVVALLGIASGFKESFAGVYRSHSVDIVVSRQGAADRLSSSLDASIADRIGNVPGVQKSAVVLLETLSLEQQGVYGIPAMGLRPDSWMMENFQFQSSGNDQSEDRRVWLGKNLADRLETQPGDTVLLFDDPYRVADVFTSRSTWENGSMVLPLNQLQALTGREDQVTYVNVVIDPASTQQQAGQVVRRIESLDAKLLPLLTEDFVSTDTRMQIASAMAWMTSVIAILIGAVGTLNTMMTSVVERTGEIGILRAIGWSRRRVVAMILGESCLLAVASTLSGIACAVVLTWLMSRSPAVAGVLNPSIRPVVMLQGSVIGVGIGVIGAFLPAVRAARLMPTDAFRDLA; encoded by the coding sequence GTGCGGTTCACATCCCTGATCGCGAAAAACCTGTTTCGCCGCCCGTTTCGATCGCTGTTGACGTTGGCCGCATTGACCACGGCGATTGCCAGCGTCGTCGCGTTGCTTGGCATCGCATCGGGTTTCAAGGAATCGTTCGCGGGCGTCTATCGCAGTCATTCGGTCGACATCGTGGTTTCGCGACAGGGGGCAGCGGACCGCTTAAGCAGTTCGTTGGACGCCTCGATCGCCGACAGGATCGGAAATGTCCCGGGCGTCCAGAAGTCGGCGGTCGTGTTGTTGGAAACGTTGTCGCTGGAACAACAGGGCGTGTACGGGATTCCGGCAATGGGGCTACGCCCTGATTCTTGGATGATGGAAAACTTTCAATTCCAGTCGTCCGGCAACGACCAATCCGAAGACCGTCGGGTCTGGTTGGGAAAAAATCTGGCCGATCGCTTGGAAACGCAGCCTGGCGACACGGTCTTGCTGTTCGACGATCCGTACCGGGTCGCCGACGTTTTCACCAGTCGCAGCACCTGGGAGAACGGTTCGATGGTGTTGCCGCTGAATCAGTTGCAAGCGTTGACGGGCCGCGAAGATCAAGTCACCTACGTCAATGTGGTGATCGATCCGGCGTCGACCCAGCAGCAAGCCGGGCAAGTGGTCCGGCGGATTGAGTCCTTGGATGCGAAGCTTTTGCCTTTGCTGACCGAAGATTTCGTGTCGACCGACACTCGAATGCAGATCGCGTCTGCGATGGCATGGATGACGTCCGTGATTGCGATCTTGATCGGTGCGGTGGGGACGTTGAACACGATGATGACCAGCGTCGTCGAGCGAACCGGCGAGATCGGAATCTTGAGGGCGATTGGTTGGTCGCGTCGCCGTGTGGTGGCAATGATTTTGGGGGAATCTTGTTTGCTGGCGGTGGCGTCCACGCTGTCAGGCATCGCATGTGCTGTGGTCCTAACGTGGTTGATGAGTCGTTCGCCGGCGGTTGCGGGGGTGCTGAATCCATCCATTCGGCCCGTGGTCATGCTCCAGGGATCGGTGATCGGGGTCGGGATTGGAGTGATCGGCGCGTTTTTGCCGGCGGTGCGGGCGGCACGACTGATGCCGACGGATGCTTTTCGCGATCTTGCCTAG
- a CDS encoding M14 family metallopeptidase: MSVPPDDAVSDDYFEARDRFCELATHAGIRPVSYRVRQNEQAGDLLTIDVAVGGSLESDQVMLVTSGVHGVEGFLGAAVQARLLADWTRDGFPENVKVVLIHAVNPWGFAHLRRFDPQNRDLNRNFMVDDEPYSGAAPLYPKLDSIINPVEPMPNVLFQLRAAWLIAIHSKAALRQAIASGQYEFPQGLFFGGNGPAVQHDLMRRILAEYLDAAGRVVHMDFHTGLGPWKSWVLLPSGQFKPRHRRWLGRLFEPSMVTEDMGEKAYHPRGDFGNWCRHTVGGDYLYACAEFGTYSSTKVLKALSDENACHHLHLAGKIQTTDARYAGAKRRLKEAFFPKSPDWRSYSVGEGVRIVHQCIEQWNTDYE; the protein is encoded by the coding sequence ATGAGCGTGCCGCCCGACGACGCCGTTTCCGATGACTACTTCGAAGCACGCGATCGATTTTGTGAACTTGCGACTCATGCCGGAATCCGTCCGGTCAGTTACCGCGTTCGCCAGAACGAACAGGCCGGCGACCTGTTGACCATCGACGTTGCCGTCGGCGGATCGCTTGAATCTGATCAGGTCATGTTGGTGACCAGCGGTGTGCACGGCGTTGAAGGATTCTTAGGGGCCGCGGTGCAGGCAAGGTTGTTGGCCGACTGGACGCGGGACGGGTTTCCCGAAAATGTCAAAGTCGTGTTGATCCACGCGGTCAATCCATGGGGCTTTGCCCATCTGCGTCGTTTTGATCCACAGAACCGCGACTTGAATCGCAACTTCATGGTCGACGACGAACCGTACAGCGGGGCCGCACCGCTATACCCAAAACTAGATTCGATTATCAATCCAGTCGAACCGATGCCCAATGTCTTGTTTCAGTTGCGAGCCGCATGGTTGATTGCGATTCATTCCAAAGCGGCGTTGCGTCAAGCGATTGCATCGGGGCAATACGAATTCCCGCAGGGATTGTTTTTTGGTGGCAATGGGCCGGCCGTCCAGCACGATTTGATGCGACGCATCCTGGCGGAATATCTGGATGCGGCTGGCCGGGTGGTGCACATGGATTTCCACACTGGTTTGGGCCCCTGGAAATCATGGGTTCTGCTACCGTCGGGGCAATTCAAGCCCAGGCATCGTCGCTGGCTGGGCCGCTTGTTTGAACCGTCGATGGTGACCGAAGACATGGGGGAAAAGGCTTATCATCCGCGTGGTGACTTTGGAAACTGGTGTCGGCACACCGTCGGGGGCGATTATTTGTATGCCTGTGCGGAATTCGGAACGTATTCTTCGACCAAGGTGTTGAAGGCATTGAGCGATGAAAATGCTTGCCATCATTTGCATCTGGCAGGCAAGATCCAGACCACCGATGCCAGATACGCGGGGGCCAAACGACGGTTGAAAGAAGCGTTCTTTCCCAAGTCACCGGACTGGAGATCGTACTCCGTTGGCGAAGGGGTTCGGATCGTTCACCAATGCATTGAACAATGGAACACAGATTACGAATGA